From the genome of Aerococcus sanguinicola:
TTACGACCCTGATGTAATTTCTTATGAAGACTTACTGAAGATTTACTGGCAACAGACAGACCCAACGGATGCTATGGGTCAATTCGTTGACCGGGGAGATTCTTACCGGCCAGTGATCTTTTATGCGGATGAAGAGCAGAAGCAAGCAGCATTTGATTCTAAAGCGGCACTCGAAGCCAGCGGACGTTTCGACGATCCGATTGTGACTCAGATTGAACCCGCCCAAACCTTTTATCCAGCAGAAGACTACCACCAAGATTTCTATAAGAAGAATCCCGAACACTACCAACGCTACCGTCGAGGCTCCGGCCGCCAAAGCTTTATCGACGAAAACTGGTAGGAGATCGAGTAAAGAGTGACAAAAGCTGCTAACTGGGCTTTTGTCACTTTTTTTATTTTTTCCAAGTAAAATTAAGAAAAAGACTTTACAAAGATCTAGAAAGGTGATAATATATTTCTTGTCCTCAAAAAGGCCGTAAGCAAAATAAATATTTTTTGAAAAAGCCTTGACGAAGACCTACGAGAAATGCTATGCTATAAAAGTTGTTTCTCAAGTAAACAAAAAAAGAATTTTAAAAAAAGTTCTTGACATTTCGTTCTCGATGAGATATCATTAAATAGTTGTCTCAAAGAGAGACGAGATAGACCTTTGAAAACTGAACAAAGAAGACGAACCAATTGTGTAGGGCATCAACCTCGAGTTGATGAACCAACAATTCAAACAATAAATAGTTGAGCAAACAACTATAAAAAGTCAGCAATAACGAGCTTATCAAAGCTCATGAATCTTTCATGAGAGTTTGATCCTGGCTCAGGACGAACGCTGGCGGCATGCCTAATACATGCAAGTCGAGCGAACCGACGAAGTGCTTGCACTTCTGACGTTAGCGGCGGACGGGTGAGTAACACGTAAGGAACCTACCTATGAGCGGGGGACAACATTCGGAAACGGGTGCTAATACCGCATAGTAATTTGTCAGGCATCTGACAAATTGGAAAGACGGCTTTTGCTGTCACTCATAGATGGTCTTGCGGTGCATTAGCTAGTTGGTGGGATAAAAGCTTACCAAGGCCATGATGCATAGCCGACCTGAGAGGGTAATCGGCCACACTGGGACTGAGACACGGCCCAGACTCCTACGGGAGGCAGCAGTAGGGAATCTTCCGCAATGGGCGCAAGCCTGACGGAGCAATGCCGCGTGAGTGAAGAAGGTTTTCGGATCGTAAAACTCTGTTGTAAGAGAAGAACAAATTGTAGAGTAACTGCTACAGTCTTGACGGTATCTTACCAGAAAGCCACGGCTAACTACGTGCCAGCAGCCGCGGTAATACGTAGGTGGCAAGCGTTGTCCGGATTTATTGGGCGTAAAGGGAGCGCAGGTGGTTTCTTAAGTCTGATGTGAAAGCCCACGGCTTAACCGTGGAGGGTCATTGGAAACTGGGAAACTTGAGTGCAGAAGAGGAAAGTGGAACTCCATGTGTAGCGGTGGAATGCGTAGATATATGGAAGAACACCAGTGGCGAAGGCGACTTTCTGGTCTGTAACTGACACTGAGGCTCGAAAGCGTGGGTAGCAAACAGGATTAGATACCCTGGTAGTCCACGCCGTAAACGATGAGTGCTAGGTGTTGGAGGGTTTCCGCCCTTCAGTGCCGCAGTTAACGCATTAAGCACTCCGCCTGGGGAGTACGGCCGCAAGGCTGAAACTCAAAGGAATTGACGGGGACCCGCACAAGCGGTGGAGCATGTGGTTTAATTCGAAGCAACGCGAAGAACCTTACCAAGTCTTGACATCCTTTGACCACTCTAGAGATAGAGCTTTCCCTTCGGGGACAAAGTGACAGGTGGTGCATGGTTGTCGTCAGCTCGTGTCGTGAGATGTTGGGTTAAGTCCCGCAACGAGCGCAACCCTTATTGTTAGTTGCCAGCATTTAGTTGGGCACTCTAGCGAGACTGCCGGTGACAAACCGGAGGAAGGCGGGGATGACGTCAAATCATCATGCCCCTTATGACTTGGGCTACACACGTGCTACAATGGATGGTACAACGGGCTGCGAACTCGCGAGAGTCAGCGAATCCCTTAAAGCCATTCTCAGTTCGGATTGCAGGCTGCAACTCGCCTGCATGAAGCCGGAATCGCTAGTAATCGCGGATCAGCACGCCGCGGTGAATACGTTCCCGGGTCTTGTACACACCGCCCGTCACACCACGAGAGTTTGTAACACCCGAAGTCGGTGAGGTAACCTTTTGGAGCCAGCCGCCGAAGGTGGGACAGATGATTGGGGTGAAGTCGTAACAAGGTAGCCGTATCGGAAGGTGCGGCTGGATCACCTCCTTTCTAAGGATATAACGGAATACACAATCGTCACTTTGTTCAGTTTTGAGAGGCCTATCTCAAGCGAAATGGAAAGTAACCGGGCCTGTAGCTCAGTTGGTTAGAGCGCACCCCTGATAAGGGTGAGGTCGATGGTTCGAATCCATTCAGGCCCATTAATTAAATAAAAAATCCTATGGGGATTAGCTCAGCTGGGAGAGCGCCTGCTTTGCACGCAGGAGGTCAGCGGTTCGATCCCGCTATTCTCCATAGCAACCCAATGTGGTTGCAACTTGTTCTTTGAAAACTGAATACTGCAAGTAATAACCATATTTTTAACTGTGACCACCAGGAAGCAGTTAAGGATATAAACCAATTTTACCAAGAGTAAAAAACCGAAAGAGTTTAATTAAACTTTTCGCACATCATACAACTTAACCAACGGTTAAGTGAATAAGGGCGTACGGTGAATGCCTTGGCACTAGGAGCCGATGAAGGACGGGACGAACACCGATATGCTTCGGGGAGCTGTAAGTAAGCTTTGATCCGGAGATTTCCGAATGGGGGAACCCCATCATCTTGATCGATGATGACTTTCAAGTGAATACATAGCTTGTTAGAGGTAGACGCAGGGAACTGAAACATCTCAGTACCTGTAGGAAGAGAAAGAAAAATCGATTTCCTGAGTAGCGGCGAGCGAAACGGAAAGAGCCCAAACCAAAGAGCTTGCTCTTTGGGGTTGTAGGACTGGGACCTATGATTTAGGCGGGTTAGTCGAATGGCATGGGAAGGCCAATCAGAGAAGGTGAGAATCCTGTAGACGAAAGCCCAACTAACATTACCAGTATCCTGAGTACGACGGACCACGTGAAATTCCGTCGGAATCCGCCGGGACCATCCGGCAAGGCTAAATACTACCTAGTGACCGATAGTGAACCAGTACCGTGAGGGAAAGGTGAAAAGCACCCCGGGAGGGGAGTGAAAGAGTACCTGAAACCGTATGCCTACAAGCAGTCAGAGCCCGTTAATGGGTGATGGCGTACTTTTTGTAGAACGGACCGGCGAGTTACGATAGCATGCAAGGTTAAGACGAAGAGTCGGAGCCACAGCGAAAGCGAGTCTGAAGTGGGCGTTGAGTATGTTGTCGTAGACCCGAAACCAGGTGATCTACCCATGTCCAGGCTGAAGGTGCGGTAAAACGCACTGGAGGGCCGAACCCACGTCTGTTGAAAAAGGCGGGGATGAGGTGTGGGTAGCGGTGAAATTCCAATCGAACCTGGAGATAGCTGGTTCTCTCCGAAATAGCTTTAGGGCTAGCCTCGGATGATGAATATTGGAGGTAGAGCACTGTTTGTTCTAGGGGTCCAACAAGGATTACCGAAAACTGATAAACTCCGAATGCCAAATATTTTAATCCGGGAGTCACACTGCGAGTGATAAGATCCGTAGTGGAAAGGGAAACAGCCCAGACCACCAGCTAAGGTCCCAAAGTTTCAGTTAAGTGGAAAAGGATGTGGGGTTGCACAGACAACTAGGATGTTGGCTTAGAAGCAGCCATCATTCAAAGAGTGCGTAATAGCTCACTAGTCGAGTGACCCTGCGCCGAAAATGTACCGGGGCTAAACTGAACACCGAAGCTGTGGATGTCTAAGGACATGGTAGGAGAGCGTTCTAAGGACGGCGAAGCATGATCGTGAGGACATGTGGAGTGCTTAGAAGTGAGAATGCCGGTATGAGTAGCGAAAGACGGGTGAGAATCCCGTCCGCCGAATAACTAAGGTTTCCTGGGGAAGGCTCGTCCTCCCAGGGTTAGTCGGGACCTAAGCCGAGACCGAAAGGTGTAGGCGATGGCCAACAGGTTGAGATTCCTGTACTTGTCTGATTTGTTTGAGCAATGGAAGGACACAGGAGGCTAAGCAGAGCGCGGAGATGGAAAAACGCGTCCAAGCAACAAGTCTGATGTTGAGTAAAAGGCTTAACATCCTAAGGATGAGTTGTGACGGGGAGGGAAGTTTAGTACCGAAGCTGCTGATGTCACACTGTCAAGAAAAGTTTCTAGTGAGAATCAGACAACCCGTACCGCAAACCGACACAGGTAGTTGAGGAGAGAATCCTAAGGTGAGCGAGCGAACTCTCGTTAAGGAACTCGGCAAAATGACCCCGTAACTTCGGGAGAAGGGGTGCTGGCCGCAAGGCCAGCCGCAGTGAATAGGCCCAAGCGACTGTTTATCAAAAACATAGGTCTCTGCCAAATCGAAAGATGACGTATAGAGGCTGACGCCTGCCCGGTGCTGGAAGGTTAAGAGGAAGGGTTAGCGTAAGCGAAGCTCTGAATTGAAGCCCCAGTAAACGGCGGCCGTAACTATAACGGTCCTAAGGTAGCGAAATTCCTTGTCAGGTAAGTTCTGACCCGCACGAAAGGCGTAACGATTTGGGCACTGTCTCAACGAGAGACTCGGTGAAATTGTAGTACCAGTGAAGATGCTGGTTACCCGCGACAGGACGGAAAGACCCCATGGAGCTTCACTGCAGGTTGATATTGAGTGTTTGTGTGACATGTACAGGATAGGTAGGAGCCATTGAAACCGGGACGCTAGTCTCGGTGGAGGCACAAGTGGGATACTACCCTTGTGACATGACCACTCTAACCCGCGACCATAGATCTGGTCGGGAGACAGTGTCAGTCGGGCAGTTTGACTGGGGCGGTCGCCTCCTAAAGTGTAACGGAGGCGCCCAAAGGTTCCCTCAGAATGGTTGGAAATCATTCGCAGAGTGTAAAGGCAGAAGGGAGCTTGACTGCGAGACCTACAAGTCGAGCAGGGACGAAAGTCGGGC
Proteins encoded in this window:
- the msrA gene encoding peptide-methionine (S)-S-oxide reductase MsrA, whose translation is MAEKKAIFAGGCFWCMVQPFDQYPGIISVVSGYTGGHVPNPTYQEVCRGNTGHTEAVEITYDPDVISYEDLLKIYWQQTDPTDAMGQFVDRGDSYRPVIFYADEEQKQAAFDSKAALEASGRFDDPIVTQIEPAQTFYPAEDYHQDFYKKNPEHYQRYRRGSGRQSFIDENW